One window from the genome of Gimesia aquarii encodes:
- a CDS encoding DinB family protein, producing the protein MTTQQQTPSIVEHAAEQLPRSRNFLLGLLETLSDDQLHVRAGGAGNHALWVMGHVAYADDLFVSLFCNEPSCLPEGHTELFINGTTPSDNPADYPDREELLKRMETARTRLIKWAQSLEGDAIWQASPEEIAQIAPDAITAVHTLAQHDFVHGGQIATIRATLGMEPVFA; encoded by the coding sequence ATGACAACACAACAACAAACCCCCTCAATTGTAGAACACGCTGCGGAACAACTGCCTCGCTCTCGTAATTTTTTACTTGGACTACTGGAAACGTTATCTGATGACCAATTACACGTGCGTGCTGGTGGAGCAGGGAACCATGCCCTGTGGGTGATGGGCCACGTCGCTTATGCGGACGACTTGTTCGTTTCATTATTTTGCAATGAACCCAGTTGTTTGCCGGAAGGACACACCGAGTTGTTTATCAACGGAACGACTCCCAGTGACAACCCTGCCGACTATCCCGACCGTGAAGAATTATTGAAACGGATGGAAACTGCCCGCACCAGACTGATTAAGTGGGCTCAGAGTTTAGAAGGCGATGCCATTTGGCAGGCATCCCCGGAAGAAATCGCGCAGATTGCCCCTGATGCAATCACTGCCGTACACACATTAGCACAACATGATTTTGTGCACGGCGGTCAAATCGCCACAATTCGAGCAACACTCGGCATGGAACCAGTCTTTGCTTAA
- a CDS encoding DUF899 domain-containing protein: protein MSSPAIVSPDQWLEARRELLIKEKAVRHELDDLARQRRELPRVKVEEDYLFESESGQQTLSDLFGDNSQLIVYHFMYGPGWKAGCVSCSFLADHFDGINLHLAHHDVSLVAIARAPLAEFQDFKQRMGWAFPWVSSAGSNFNFDFGVSFTKEQIAEEAAFYNYEHTGKVAEEMPGLSVFVKEADGSLYHTYSTYTRGLDILLGAHNFLDLTPNGRNEKTTMDWVRHHDKYKTNKTAQ, encoded by the coding sequence ATGTCATCCCCTGCAATTGTTTCTCCCGATCAGTGGCTCGAAGCCCGTCGCGAATTACTCATCAAAGAAAAAGCTGTGAGGCACGAACTGGACGATCTGGCGCGCCAACGAAGAGAGTTGCCACGTGTCAAAGTCGAAGAGGACTACCTGTTTGAATCAGAATCTGGTCAGCAAACACTCTCAGATCTTTTTGGTGATAACAGCCAACTGATTGTTTATCATTTTATGTACGGCCCTGGCTGGAAGGCAGGGTGCGTCTCCTGTTCCTTTCTCGCTGATCATTTTGATGGGATCAATCTCCATCTGGCTCACCACGATGTTTCTCTGGTTGCCATCGCGCGGGCACCTCTCGCCGAATTTCAGGATTTTAAACAGAGAATGGGTTGGGCTTTTCCCTGGGTCTCTTCAGCGGGCAGCAATTTCAACTTTGATTTTGGTGTCTCATTTACAAAAGAGCAAATCGCTGAAGAAGCAGCCTTTTACAACTATGAACATACAGGGAAAGTTGCAGAGGAAATGCCCGGCTTGAGTGTCTTCGTCAAAGAAGCCGACGGCAGCTTATATCACACCTATTCAACTTATACCCGCGGTCTTGACATTTTGCTGGGAGCACATAATTTTCTTGATCTGACTCCGAACGGACGCAACGAGAAAACAACCATGGATTGGGTGCGACATCACGATAAATATAAAACCAACAAGACTGCACAGTAA
- a CDS encoding cysteine hydrolase family protein has translation MSRALLVIDVQNEYFTGALPITHPAGHLEKILEAMDAAAGSVPTVVIQHYFPDSDKPFFQKGTPEWELHPEVASRSYDHLVQKTLPGSFTSTDLEEWLRDRGVDTITIAGYMTHMCCDTTARQAVHLGFTVEFLGDATGTLSLSNSAGEVTAEELHRSVLCAQQMMLSEVLDVQSWTERI, from the coding sequence ATGAGCCGTGCGCTGTTAGTCATCGACGTGCAAAATGAGTATTTTACTGGAGCATTGCCCATTACCCATCCCGCGGGGCATCTGGAAAAGATTTTGGAGGCGATGGATGCAGCGGCAGGTTCTGTACCAACCGTTGTGATACAACATTATTTTCCAGATTCAGATAAGCCGTTCTTTCAAAAAGGAACGCCGGAATGGGAACTACACCCTGAGGTAGCATCTCGTTCGTATGACCATCTAGTTCAGAAGACATTACCGGGAAGTTTTACAAGTACCGATTTAGAAGAATGGTTGCGTGATCGTGGTGTGGATACCATCACAATTGCAGGATACATGACGCATATGTGCTGTGACACAACAGCGCGACAGGCAGTACACCTGGGATTTACCGTTGAGTTTTTGGGTGATGCGACGGGGACACTCTCTCTCTCGAACTCCGCAGGAGAAGTGACGGCAGAAGAGTTGCATCGTTCGGTTCTCTGCGCACAGCAGATGATGTTGAGTGAAGTACTGGATGTGCAAAGCTGGACCGAGCGGATTTGA
- a CDS encoding AraC family transcriptional regulator gives MIYEMLSQLDPPFTGEELFDHLSDIVFFIKNERGEYLVVNNTLVDRCNVQDKRQLIGCTAAEVLPAPLGTSFVAQDLSVLQTGQPIVSQLELHIYASGDVGWCLTTKLPLRKRKTGTVVGLVGVSQDLHLPDMTTEAYQHLAAAISYAEEHLAKPPTVDELTKIAEMSHYQLNRRMRHVFGLTAGQWLLKLRIDRARQALRETEASIASIALSVGYSDQSAFTRQFRRTTGISPRDYQKSRDYS, from the coding sequence ATGATTTATGAAATGCTAAGCCAACTTGATCCCCCCTTTACGGGTGAGGAGTTGTTTGATCACTTATCAGACATTGTTTTTTTCATCAAGAACGAGCGAGGGGAATATTTAGTTGTCAATAACACGCTTGTGGATCGTTGTAACGTTCAAGACAAGCGACAATTAATTGGATGCACTGCAGCCGAGGTACTTCCCGCGCCGCTGGGAACCAGTTTTGTGGCGCAGGACCTGTCGGTATTGCAAACGGGACAGCCGATTGTTTCGCAATTAGAACTGCATATTTACGCTTCAGGAGATGTGGGATGGTGTCTGACGACCAAACTCCCTTTACGAAAACGAAAAACCGGCACTGTTGTGGGATTGGTTGGTGTCTCCCAGGACCTACATTTGCCTGATATGACGACAGAAGCGTATCAGCACCTCGCAGCAGCGATTTCTTATGCTGAAGAACATCTGGCAAAGCCTCCCACAGTTGATGAACTGACTAAGATTGCTGAAATGTCACACTATCAACTCAACCGACGTATGCGTCATGTTTTTGGTCTGACTGCAGGTCAATGGCTTTTGAAATTGCGCATTGATCGTGCACGACAGGCACTGAGGGAGACTGAGGCATCGATTGCTTCCATCGCGTTGAGTGTGGGTTACTCCGATCAGAGTGCCTTCACACGTCAGTTTCGTCGTACAACGGGAATATCACCCCGCGACTATCAGAAGTCGAGAGATTACAGCTGA
- a CDS encoding dihydrodipicolinate synthase family protein — protein sequence MTDKAHVFRGCIPALMTPCSADGLPDFESLVKKGRELIAAGMRAVVYCGSMGDWPLLTDEQRREGVRQLVEAGIPVVVGTGAQNTQRAVAIASHAKETGAAGLMVIPRVLSRGTSTTAQRDHFAAILKAGGELPAVIYNSPYYGFETKADLFFDLRRDYSNLVGFKEFGGAESLSYAAEHITHSDPDLVLIAGVDTQVFHGYVHCGASGAITGVGNALPKETLRLIELCEQAAAGDAEARKLALELTEALNVLATYDEGPDLVLYYKYLMVLEGNPKYEHHFYKSDALSPSQQNFIRSQWEQFRKWWSMWPGSNT from the coding sequence GTGACTGATAAGGCACACGTATTTCGCGGATGTATTCCTGCTCTAATGACACCATGTTCTGCTGATGGTCTTCCTGACTTTGAGTCTCTAGTCAAAAAAGGTCGTGAACTCATCGCGGCCGGAATGCGGGCTGTTGTCTACTGTGGCTCTATGGGCGACTGGCCCTTACTCACCGATGAACAACGCAGAGAAGGGGTACGTCAACTGGTGGAAGCAGGCATACCAGTCGTCGTAGGCACTGGAGCACAAAACACGCAACGCGCGGTGGCGATTGCCAGTCACGCAAAAGAAACTGGAGCGGCAGGACTGATGGTCATACCACGTGTCTTGTCACGTGGCACCTCGACCACAGCACAGCGTGATCACTTTGCAGCTATCTTGAAAGCGGGCGGTGAACTTCCTGCTGTGATTTATAACAGTCCCTATTATGGCTTCGAAACGAAAGCGGATCTATTTTTCGATCTGCGCCGCGATTATTCCAATCTCGTGGGATTCAAAGAATTCGGGGGTGCGGAATCACTGAGCTACGCCGCTGAGCATATTACTCATAGCGATCCGGACCTTGTGCTGATTGCAGGTGTAGATACTCAGGTCTTTCATGGCTACGTACATTGTGGCGCAAGCGGTGCTATTACAGGTGTCGGTAATGCGTTACCAAAAGAAACTCTGCGTCTGATCGAACTCTGCGAACAGGCAGCCGCCGGTGATGCAGAAGCGAGAAAACTCGCACTCGAACTCACGGAAGCACTCAATGTACTTGCTACTTATGATGAAGGCCCGGACCTTGTGTTGTACTACAAGTATCTGATGGTGCTGGAAGGCAATCCGAAGTATGAACATCACTTCTACAAATCGGATGCACTCAGTCCCAGTCAACAGAATTTTATTCGCTCGCAGTGGGAACAATTCAGAAAATGGTGGAGTATGTGGCCAGGTTCGAACACTTAA
- a CDS encoding proline racemase family protein: protein MRIIDSHTEGEPTRVIVGGGPDLGSGSLSERLQRFKEEFDNYRSAVISEPRGSEAVVGALLCEPVDSTCAAGVIFFNNTGYLGMCGHGAMGVAVTLAYQGSVELGICRLETPVGVVEASLLSPNKVAIHNVPSYRFRQKVSLNVSDLGTVVGDIAWGGNWFFLIEQSPVALTLENVRPLTEAARLIRSELKRQQITGADDEEIDHIEFFGPAEFPDANSRNFVYCPGGAYDRSPCGTGTSAKLACLAADGKLKPNEPWIQESIIGSRFLATYCDINDGHIVPTITGNAYICGEGQLIQQPNDPFRFGITVEGQS from the coding sequence ATGCGCATCATCGACTCACATACTGAAGGAGAGCCAACACGTGTCATCGTCGGAGGAGGACCAGACCTGGGTAGTGGCTCTCTGTCGGAACGCTTGCAACGCTTTAAAGAAGAATTTGACAACTATCGTAGCGCGGTGATTAGTGAACCACGTGGATCAGAGGCAGTCGTAGGTGCTTTACTTTGTGAGCCTGTCGATTCCACTTGTGCGGCGGGCGTCATCTTCTTCAATAATACCGGCTATCTGGGCATGTGTGGTCATGGTGCGATGGGGGTGGCTGTCACTCTTGCCTATCAGGGGAGCGTGGAACTCGGTATCTGTCGGTTAGAGACACCTGTCGGGGTTGTCGAAGCCAGTCTTCTCTCGCCTAACAAAGTTGCAATTCATAATGTTCCCAGTTATCGCTTTCGACAAAAGGTCAGTCTGAATGTTTCCGATTTAGGAACGGTTGTTGGTGACATCGCCTGGGGTGGGAACTGGTTTTTCCTGATTGAACAATCACCTGTTGCACTCACGCTAGAAAATGTGAGACCACTTACTGAAGCGGCTCGACTGATCAGATCAGAGCTGAAACGTCAACAGATCACCGGGGCAGATGACGAAGAGATTGATCACATTGAATTCTTCGGGCCTGCAGAATTCCCTGATGCAAACAGTCGTAATTTCGTTTATTGCCCCGGTGGTGCCTATGATCGTTCCCCCTGTGGTACCGGCACCAGTGCCAAACTTGCTTGTCTGGCTGCTGACGGAAAACTAAAGCCGAATGAACCCTGGATTCAGGAAAGTATTATCGGCAGTCGTTTTCTTGCCACCTATTGCGACATAAATGATGGCCACATTGTCCCCACCATCACTGGTAACGCTTATATCTGCGGAGAAGGACAACTCATCCAACAACCCAATGATCCATTTCGATTTGGAATCACTGTTGAAGGCCAATCATGA
- a CDS encoding NAD(P)/FAD-dependent oxidoreductase has translation MNVSSEPKTAIVVGSGIIGIACAHYLSKTGIQVTVIDRKSIAGACSYGNCGYICPSHVLPLTEPGAFRVALKSLFTPHAPFRVKPRLSPALWNWMWQFARRCTHRQMLASGNHLKSILDSSMVEYRKLIKEEQLDCEWTEKGLLYVLQTEKGMHEFSKTDQILSEHFEVKAHCIKGHDLPAFDPALKHDLAGAYYYPSDTSVRPDLLNSQWVDHLKERGVKFVENCELQELRKSNEQITHLNTSCGEMDADRIIFATGAWSPQFSAELECQIPIQPGKGYSVTMQRPEPCPQYPMLFPEHKVGVSPFENGYRLGSMMEFAGYDTSIPKHRIAQLCTSAEPYLIAPFTEREQETWFGWRPMTWDSLPIIGRVPNLTNAYLATGHNMLGMSLATATGKLIAEIVQDQPTHIDANPFSPARF, from the coding sequence ATGAATGTCTCCTCGGAACCCAAAACAGCGATTGTTGTCGGCTCGGGAATCATTGGAATTGCTTGTGCTCACTATCTGTCAAAAACAGGCATCCAGGTTACCGTCATAGACCGAAAGTCGATCGCGGGCGCTTGCTCGTATGGAAACTGTGGGTATATCTGTCCAAGTCACGTCTTGCCTCTCACAGAACCGGGAGCATTTCGCGTCGCTCTGAAATCACTGTTTACTCCCCATGCCCCCTTTCGTGTCAAACCACGATTGAGCCCGGCTCTATGGAACTGGATGTGGCAATTCGCCAGACGCTGCACTCATCGCCAGATGCTCGCCTCGGGGAATCATCTCAAATCAATTCTAGACTCTTCAATGGTCGAATATCGCAAACTCATCAAAGAAGAGCAGCTTGATTGTGAATGGACAGAAAAAGGACTGCTCTATGTGTTGCAAACCGAAAAAGGAATGCACGAATTCTCGAAGACAGATCAAATTCTGTCCGAGCACTTTGAGGTGAAGGCCCACTGTATTAAAGGCCATGATCTCCCCGCATTTGACCCCGCACTAAAACACGATCTTGCAGGTGCCTATTATTATCCGTCCGATACTTCCGTGCGACCGGACTTACTCAATTCACAGTGGGTAGACCATCTCAAAGAAAGAGGCGTCAAATTCGTCGAGAATTGCGAGTTACAAGAGCTTCGAAAATCGAATGAGCAGATCACACATCTGAATACTTCGTGTGGAGAAATGGACGCTGATCGTATCATTTTTGCCACAGGTGCGTGGAGCCCGCAATTCTCAGCGGAATTGGAATGTCAGATTCCAATCCAGCCGGGCAAAGGTTACTCAGTCACGATGCAGCGGCCGGAGCCGTGCCCACAATATCCAATGCTGTTTCCAGAGCATAAAGTAGGTGTCTCACCATTCGAAAACGGCTATCGTCTAGGGTCAATGATGGAATTCGCAGGCTATGACACCTCAATCCCCAAGCATCGCATTGCTCAATTATGCACATCTGCAGAGCCTTATCTGATTGCCCCCTTCACAGAGCGCGAACAGGAAACATGGTTCGGTTGGCGTCCCATGACCTGGGATAGCCTGCCGATTATCGGCCGCGTTCCCAATCTCACGAATGCCTATCTCGCCACCGGCCATAATATGCTCGGAATGAGTTTGGCCACCGCCACAGGAAAATTAATTGCCGAGATCGTGCAAGACCAACCCACGCACATTGACGCGAATCCATTTTCACCAGCGCGGTTTTGA